One segment of Theobroma cacao cultivar B97-61/B2 chromosome 9, Criollo_cocoa_genome_V2, whole genome shotgun sequence DNA contains the following:
- the LOC18589965 gene encoding heat stress transcription factor B-4 translates to MAFTVERSEELVFSVESQKAVPAPFLSKTYQLVDDPLTDHIVSWGEDETSFVVWRPPEFARDLLPSYFKHNNFSSFVRQLNTYGFKKVVADRWEFANEYFRKGAKHLLSEIHRRKTPQNHQQYHHEQQTQFLKPEEGFGWIESPSPSPKASADVLTALTQDNQRLRRKNYMLVSELTHMKNLYNDIIYFIQNHVKPVPYQQKAYNLGTKIRELGPSFQDPIHSGNENATSSVLGKSSMTLTEEPNNTVKLFGVPLSGRKRLHPEKINQQEYLRCGVSTD, encoded by the exons ATGGCATTCACCGTGGAGAGGAGTGAAGAGTTGGTGTTCTCTGTGGAATCCCAAAAGGCAGTTCCTGCACCATTTCTTTCAAAGACCTACCAGCTTGTTGACGACCCTCTCACAGACCACATTGTCTCATGGGGTGAAGATGAGACAAGCTTTGTTGTGTGGAGACCCCCTGAGTTTGCGAGGGATCTTCTGCCCAGCTATTTCAAGCACAACAATTTCTCCAGCTTTGTCAGGCAGCTTAATACCTAT GGATTTAAGAAGGTAGTGGCAGACAGATGGGAGTTTGCGAACGAGTACTTCAGGAAAGGAGCAAAGCACTTGCTATCGGAGATCCATAGAAGAAAAACCCCTCAAAATCACCAACAGTACCACCATGAACAACAAACCCAGTTTCTCAAGCCAGAAGAAGGCTTTGGATGGATCGAGTCCCCGTCACCATCTCCGAAAGCCAGCGCCGATGTTCTAACAGCACTCACCCAAGATAATCAGAGACTACGCAGAAAGAACTACATGCTTGTGTCTGAACTCACTCACATGAAGAACCTTTACAATGACATCatttattttatccaaaatcaTGTAAAACCAGTGCCTTATCAGCAAAAAGCTTATAATTTAGGAACAAAGATCAGAGAATTGGGTCCTTCGTTTCAAGATCCAATCCATTCTGGCAATGAAAATGCTACAAGCAGCGTTTTGGGCAAGTCATCAATGACTCTAACAGAGGAGCCAAACAACACTGTGAAGCTTTTTGGAGTCCCTCTCAGTGGCAGGAAACGACTGCACCCTGAGAAGATTAATCAGCAAGAATATTTGAGATGCGGGGTCTCTACTGATTAG